The genomic stretch TCTCTTATATCCTTAAGCATCTCTTCAAACAATAACTCTCCACTGTCAAAATATTTACAACTTGCGTGTTGGTACAGGGGAAAACCTTCATTCTCAAGATAGCGGATAATCCTTTGGGATCGGGGATGTGCAGTAAAAACAGTATTGCGTGCACTCTTATCATTGTGATAGGTAGTGAGTTTTTTCATCCCTGACTGTTTTATGTTCCATGAACGCCTGTATCTGGCCCGGGTTTTTCCCCAGAGCAAATAAAGTAAGTAGCCAAATACAGGTGACACCAGGATTATTACAATCCAAGAAGTGGAAAAGGCCGAGCTTTGATTTTTGCTTATAATAGAAATCACCTCTATTATTGCCAGAAGTTCGAATATCAGGAAGAGATAGAGATAGTTTTGTCTCAGAAAAACAGATAAAAGAGCTACCGTTGTCAATTGAAGCACAACCGCAACACCCACCAGAAGCATTCTTAAGAGACCGCTATGATTCTTCGTTTTTTCCATACAGCAATATTTCTGGCCCACTATTGGGCGTGTACAATTTTTTCAGTGTCACAATTACCACAATGACAACCAGCACTATTATTGCCGGTATCAGGAACCGATTCTCCAATGGCCTTACAGCAAGACTGCCCAGAAGAACAACCAATACCATTCTGGGTACAAGTACCAATAAGGAACCACACATAAACGGCAGGTATCGCGCATTCACAGCACCAAACAGCATACTGATCAAATCTATGGGCGGCCCGGGGACGACCCTTGCCATAAAACTACTTACCACACCTCTGTCTGCAGCATAGGAGGCAATCTTTTTACCATGTCTGCTTTTCGCAACAACAGGCATCACGCGTTTACGACCCAGTTTTTTGCCCATGATAAACCCTGTGCTCAGCTCCAGAATCAATCCTACAAAACCAACCAGAACAGCTGTATAAGGCTGAAACGCAGCACCAATACCCATGTAAAGAACCACAATAGGTATGACCATAGTTGCACCCTTGATGCAAAAGATTATCAAACTGGTGATGATACCTATCCAGGCATAGGGATTGAGTAACTGAAGTTCATGAGGGTCAGTTTCTGTACCGCCACTTGCATCCAGCAGCATTACTGCGGCAAACAGAAGGAACAGCAGAAACACGCTGCCAAAAATGTATCTTTTGAGAAATCTTCTTCCGGAACTATTTTGCTTCATATACCCCAGATACCAGCAGAAACGATCAAACACGCTGTTACAAATTACAGCATGTTCTTCAAACAACCAAAACTTTTGTTCTTTAAACTGCAATCAAATATAATGTACGGCTGTAAAATAGTTCTATTTTAGACCAAACCGATATGCGCAGGAATAAAACCCACTGGGAATCAGTACTCTGATGTGGTTATAACCATTTAAAGGCGGGTAATTCATCCCGGAACTGAATCCGGGATGAATCTATACTATCATACTACAATTTTCTGTAAACACCTCTGTTGAGCCCGTCTCTGATTGCAGAAATCAGCTTTGCGCTCCTGATCGTTGCGCCGGTTACACCGTCTGCTTCGATCGTGATTATTCCAGAAGGATTAAACAGTTTATCAAGGCTTTCCCGTATATCCCTGTCTATGAGATATTCTGCAAGCTCTCTATACTGCCGGTATACAATGTTTGTATTTTCTTCATCAGAATCAAGGTAATCAACACCCTTATAATGAAGATACCTGTAGGAGATGTTTGTGACGGTATCGGATTTCAGGGTAAACTGAATGTTTATCTCCATTTCACCCCGGTCGAAAAAAGCTCCTCTGTAAACACCGTCAGCGAAGCTGCTTTTGTTTGAGTCAAAGCAACCTGACACCACCACTGAAACAACTGCTGCAACCAGCAAAATCAAATATCTTTTCATACGACTATTCCTTAGAATGAGAAGCTACCACCCAGATGAACCATTCTTCCTGCTCCGGGAAATATTCCTCTTGGCGCCCTGGAAGATATGTACTTGTGGTCAAAAATGTTTTTCACTGTTCCGTTCAGTTCAAACATTCTGTTTATCCTGTACTGTACATCCATGTTCCAAAGGGAGTAGGAAGGTATTGCCCCTTCTCTTCCACGGGCAGATCCGATTTCTGTATTTGCTTCATCGGTGTACTGTTTACCTGTGTAGCTATAACTTACACCAGTGGTGACCGGGCCTAAGCGATATCCCACACGTGCATTAACCAGGTGTTCGGGTGCATAGGGAAGGCGATTACCTTTAAACCTTACCTGGCGGTCATTGGAGTCAAAGAGATCATTTCTGAATTCAGCAACAGGGACCCATGTCCAGTTTGTGCTCAGCTCCACAGAGTTGAGCAACTCCGCACTCAGGGTCATCTCCATGCCCTGATTCACAGTTTCACCGGCATTGGTATGGGTTGCAGCACTCGCCCCACCGGCTTCACTTGCATTAATAACCTGATTGTCAAAATCATATCGGAAACCGGTTACTTCGTAGCGTGCAGGACCAATTCTACCTCTGAGCCCAAGTTCATAGTTGATGCTGTTTTCTGCATCCAGTTTAACAGCCTGCCCCTGTCCGTCTATCGCATCCTGAACCCTTGGCGGGGCGAATCCGCGATGTACTCCCGCAAACAGGTTTATGGAAGGGTTTATCCTCCAGGAATAGCCGACACCCGGAATGAGCACTGTGTTGGAGGCGCTTGTTGTGACATTCACAGAGTCATTGGACATTCGCCTTACTTCCCTTTTCTGGTTGTAGTATTCCACTCTCAATCCCGGAGTCAGACTATGGTTGACCATACGGAATCTGTTTTGTGCAAAGAACGCCAGAGCGGCTGTGTATCTGGAGTCATCCTCTGCGAGATCACCGGAGCGGGCCATAGCACTGTCTGAGCTGTTGATCCTGTTATTGGTCATGAATTCATAATGGGGACGCAATCCAATTTCAAGTTTGTTTGCAACATCTCCAAACCGATAATTGTATTCCAGACGGCTATCGATTCCCATCACATTGAATTCGCGTAATCTACCTCCCACAGAATTTCTCATATAATTGTATCCGGCCTCGATAGTATCACCGTAACCGTCAATTGCCTGATCCGAGGCAAACGCGAAATCTTCACGCCACCAGTTACGCTCAGCCTTGTTCCAATACGCCAGGGTTCTGATCAAAATATCTTCCGAGATATCATATTCATGGTTTAAATCAAGGGAGAGCCGTCTGACATACATCCGGTCATTTTCCGCTCTGTTAAGCTGGCAATCCTCTTCAAACTCCCTCTGAGTCAAACCCAGATAGGTGTGGTGTGAAACCTGGTCATAGAAAGTTCCTTTAACTGAAAAATGGTGAGCACTCCCCGCACTCACACTACCCTTTAAAACCAGGTCATTTACTGTGAATGGCATATCTCTCCACCCATCACCCTGCTTATGCAGAAAAGAGACAGACCCAAGAAAATCACCCCATTTATCACCATACTCTGCGAGAATCGACCCATATCCGGCATTCCCCCCTTTGAGAGCCACCATACCATGGCGGCGCGGCTGGGGTTTTCTGGTTATATAGTTTACCGCACCTCCAATTGTTGAAGGCCCGTAGCGCAGACTGCTACTTCCCTTAAGTACTTCTAGACGCTCCATTCTCTCAACAGGCGGACTGTAGTATGCTGCCGGGTCGATAAAGGGACCGAGCTGCACCGGCGCCCCGTCCTCTAAAAGCAGTACCTTTCTGCTCATATCAGGGTTAAGCCCTCTGATTCCTATCCTGGGGTAAAACCCAAACCCGTCTGTTTCAACCACATTTACACCAGCAACTCTTTTAAGGGCGTCCTGTGTGCTCAAAGGTCTGGACTGGGTGAGAATTTCTGGTGAGATAATTTCAAATGCTCCAGGAATATACTGATATTCTTCTTCAACTTCTCCGATAACATCGATCCGTGGCAGACGAATTTCATCCTCTGCATAGACTACTGTTGCAGCAAATAGTGCAAAAAGTAGCAATTTTGCCGTTTTCATTGCCAAACCTTTCATTGGGTTTTCCTTTCGATTAAAAAAAAGAAGGTTATTTTGTAGACGAGCTACTGATACTCAGAGCTTTGTTGATAGTGATTATCACCCTTATTAAGATAGTGTCTAATTGTTCACAAAACAAGTGACATTTATTCAGTTACCACTTCTTTTACAATGTTAAATGAAATGTAAGCTACTGATTTTCCACGGAGTAAATTGTGTCTGCGACTGGTCATTTTTTTCCAAAAACAGCATACACCATAGTGGGCTTCTGGGATGATGGCAGTGTATGGCAGGGTATTTGAATAGCTGAGTTTAAAAGTATACTCGGGTTCTGCGGGACAGCTGGGATAAAACACTGAACAGTTCCCCTCTCCCGTGAATCACTGTTACTACCCTACTCTTAGGTGAAAGCTTGAGGGATATGAAAACTCTTATCAAACTGCTGCTAAACTCCTTTACCCTGGTTTTGGCGCTTGCCTTTAACTACTTATCAAATACAGATTTGCTGAGCGAGAGAACTGTTGGTGAAATAAGCGACAAATATCAGACGGTAATAACCCCCGCCGGGTACGCCTTTTCCATATGGGGGCTTATATACCTTCTGCTGATACTGTTTGTCCTTTACCAGTGGATTATGTGGCGTAGAAAAGGAGAGATTTTCATAATCGAAAAAACGGGTTATTTTTTTGCGCTGTCGAATGTGGTGAACGCCTTATGGGTGGTCGTCTGGGTTAATGAACTGATAGTTGTTTCGCTTATCCTGATACTCCTTCTTTTGGTTTTCCTTTATGCTATTGTCAAAAGATTGGATCTTGAGAAGTGGGATGCTGCAGCTCCGGTTATTCTTTTTGTATGGTGGCCGATAAGCATTTATTTTGGTTGGGTTATCTTAGCCACGGTATTAAATGTATTGATTTTTCTTGTGAGCATCGGTTATGATGAATGGCTGCTGGGTGCTAATGGGTGGGGATTTTTGCTTTTGACAATAAGCACTGCAGTTTATCTTTATTTTTTATATTCCAGAAATTTGCGGGAATCGGCGGTTGTGGGGGTATGGGGATTTTCTGCCATTGCCGTTGCACAATTCCAAACAAACCGGGCCATATCCATTGTTTCAATCATCGGCGCAATATTTTTGCTTGTCAATGTAGTTTATCATGCATTCAGGAACAGAGCTTTTTCAGCTATAAGACGCGCCTGAGAGTTTCTCCCCAAAACAAAACAGACTGTTCAATACGATTCCCGACATGTGCTTTTAGGGTTTACCAGTCTGACTTCCGGGCTCCCCCAATACTCATTCATTGTATGAGTCTGTCTAATTTAGTGTACATTTTGGTGAAAATATATATTTTTACCCCCGTTGTTTAACGTTTTTCACCCTGAAACAGAGGACTGATATGCTTTTTGATAAACTCACCCAAAGAGGGCGCGACTTTTTAGGTGTAAAATACCCATTGATAGCAGGAGCTATGACATGGATCAGCGACTATAATCTTGTTGAGGCAGTGAGTGACAACGGAGCATTTCCGGTACTTGCCGGAGGAAACATGCCACCCGACATTTTCGAAAAGGAAGTCGACAGGTGTGTTGAAAATATAAAAAAACCATTTGCAGTCAATCTCATTACCATCGCACCCAATTATAAAGTTCAATATGAGATACTTCAGAGTAAAAATGTCCCATTTGTGGTTTTTGCGGGAAGTTTCCCCAGAAAAGCCGATATCCGGGGCATGAAAACAAGCGGCAAACGCACTATGTCATTTGCAAGTGATGAGAGTATTGCAAAGCTGCAGATCCAGTTTGGTGTAGATTCGCTTATTCTGGAGGGAAGTGAAGCGGGGGGGCATATTGGTCATGTATCCCTTACAATTCTTCTTCAGCAGGTTCTTTTTGAATTCAATGAGGTGCCAATTTTTGTCGGAGGTGGAATCGGAACAGGGAAAATGATAGCTCACCTGCTGGCGATGGGAGCCTCTGGTTGTCAGCTCGGGACTCGCTTTGTGATGACAGAAGAGTGCACAGCACACAAAAATTTCAAAGATGTGTTCATTAAATCAAAAGCACGACACGCGATATCCACACCTCAGTACGACTCAAAACTACCGGTTGTAGCTGTACGCTCAATCAAAAACAGCGGGACCGATCAATTTGGAAAACTTCAGCTCGAGCTTCTTAAGAAACTTGCAAAGGGTGAGCTCACCAGGGAAAAGGCTCAGTATGAAGTGGAGAAATTCTGGATGGGAGCTCTCAGAGAGGCTGTTATTGAGGGGGATGTTGAAAAGGGGTCATTGATGGCTGGTCAGAGTGTGGGACTTATGCGCGAGGTGCTTCCGATGAAGGATGTAGTCGAAAATATGATTAAAGAAGCCGAAGATGAACTGCAGAAAATAAGGGAAAGGGTTGGATAGTCAAGGTAAACAGTTAACCACCCTTTATAACAACCCCTTCTGTTATATCTAAATTTAACTATGAGATTATGGGCTGAAAACAGATTCGGCCCATATATTTGATCCCCCTCTTCCATACTCCACAACAGGGAAGTTTTTTTATTTTGGCTGCAGTTTCTTTCCTGAAGGGAATACTGTTTGCTTCTCCTCTAAAATGATCCCACCTGTTTTTTTTGGTCTTGTACACAAACATTTTACCGGAGGTGAAAGAAATGGCAGCAGATATCCTTGATCAGATTCATACAGAGCATGAATTGGTACAGAACCTTTTCAAAGAAATTCTTCAAACCTCAACAGGCTCGGTTAAAACCCGGGAAAAACTTTTCACCGAGCTCAAAAAGAATCTCATCCCTCACATGAAATCAGAAGAAGAATTATTCTATCCGTTGCTTAAGGAGCACAGGCATACAAAAGAGATGTCACTTGAGGCTCTTGAGGAGCACCATGTTGCAGAAATGGTGCTCAGTGAGTTAGACAGGATGGCCCCATCGGATGAAAACTGGAATGCAAAAATCAAGGTCCTCAGCGAACTTATAGAACATCATATCGAAGAGGAAGAAAGTGAAGTTTTTAAGGGAGCAAGAGACATCATCCCCCAAAAACTGGAACCATTGCTCAATCAGTTCGTTGAAAAAGAGAACGCCCTGAAGTCGCAATTGTAAAGCTTCCATTTTCTTAATATGTCAGGGGGCGCAGTGTATTTTCGCTGCGCGCCTTTTCAGCTTCTGCGTAATGCATATCTTACACCAAGGGTATAGAGATGCTTAAATCTTGGTCTGGAATCCAGCTCCCTGTCGTAGAGGAGTTGAAAGTTCACCCCAAGCATAAGATAGCGGGTCAGTGCTACACCCAACATGCTGTCCCAGTTTACATCGGGATATCGCCATAACCCCTCTTCACCCTCTGCCTCCTCATCTATTCTGAACAAGGCCTTATATATACCCAGACGGCTGGTTATATTTATATACTCATTTTCCGTAGTGTGTTCGAAATCGGCAACCACATCTACACCCCCGTCAGTAGTGAACACGTTGTCTCTTGTATTATCTTGTAGCAAAACGTCGCGATCGTAGTGGTTTCTTACAGCGAATCCAAGTCTTGTGGTCAGAAGTGTCCTCTCTGCTCTGTAAAGATCCCTGATCGCACCAGCACTCCCCTTTATTTCAAGAGGATTGAAATATCTGGTAAGGAGAGTATCGCGTTCATCAACAAATTGAGATAGTAAACCAGCAGAGATGAAAGGATCTGTAAAAAACCCCAGAGTAAATCTCTGAATTGTCTCGATATTTATTTGATCGGAAGACTTTTGCAGCGGTGCCCACACTTTTGTTTCCCTGTCCTGCAAGCTTGTTTGTCCAAACATAAGGATCAGATTGGTTCTGTTTCTGGTCCATTCGGAAAATTCCTTTTCTGCAGATATGTCATTGCGCAAAACCCATGTAAACGCCCCGACATCACGGCCGATCCAGTTATCTGAATAGGCATTGAGAGAAACAGACAAATTTGACTTAAACGAAACATCCCAACCTCCGGGGGATCCTTCGTTTGCCTGATCTGAATACGATAAAAAGACAACACCAAACAAAGTCAGTATAAAAACCATTTTTCTCATCAGTTCTCTCACCCCGGATTTTTATATTAAAGGAATGCAGCTGTACAGGAAAACCCAAACAACAATAAAGCCCTATGAATATACTATTTAAAAAGTTGTTTAAAAAGTCATCAGCTATCCTTGTTCTGCTTATTACGGTATTTGGCCTTGAGGCTCAAAGTGTGCAGCAGCTCTATTCTATAGCGGCAGAAAACTATGACAGATCTGCACTTTATGATTTAATTGAGGTACTTGAATCTGACAATACCATAGGTGGAGTTATGCTGAAAGCAAAAAGTTACTGGAGGCTTCAGTTTATTGCCTATTCAGAGGAGAGCAGAAAAGAGGTAAATAAATATGGAAAAAAGGCACTCCAATACTTAGAAAAAGCCAGGGAAGCGGGAAAAGAGAGTTTATCGGTGATGCGTTATGAGGTTTTTATAATGCAGAAATTGGCAGATGGGGGGATTTTTGCAGGTACAGTTTGGGGGCCAAGAATCATCTCCGTAAGTTCGCAACTGGAGCGACATATCCCCCAAGACTATGCCACCAGATTCAGCAGAGCAATAACTCTGGTTGGTGCCCCCCCGCTTTTTGGTGGAAACCGTGAAGCGGGGGTTGATACTCTTTCTTCTCTGATTAAACAGTATCCGGATTCTGTTGATCTCAAAGTACAGAGAGCAAACGGATACAGAAAAATGGGTAACATGACTGCAGCATTAACAGATATAGAAAATGTGCTGGAAAGACAACCCAATAATCTTTTAGCATTGAGAATCAAGAGGGAGCTCGAAAAATACCTTCAAGAGTAAACACGGGAAAAACAGTGATGAAAAAACCGCATGTAATTGTCATAGGAGCCGGGCCTGGTGGACTTACTGCATCAATGACTCTTGCTCATCAGGGATTCAGGGTTTCTGTCTTTGAAAAAAACAAATATGTGGGGGGGAGAAACGGGCGTCTGAGACAGGGCCCCTATAGTTTTGATATAGGACCTACATTTCTGATGATGCATCCCATTCTTGAACAGGTATTCAGGGATGTGCAGAGAGATATTCACGATTACATTAAGCTGACAAAGCTGGACCCGATGTATACACTCACTTTCAGGGACAAAACTATTCGCCCATCATCGGATCATCAGAAAATGGCTCAGCAGATCAAAGCTTTGTTTCCCGGTAATGAGAAAGGATTTGAAAAATTTCTCAGAAGAGAAAAACTGCGGTTTGAGAGAATGTACCCCTGTCTTCAAAAACCATACTCTTCAATAGGATCATACATTTCCAAGCCTTTTTTCAAAGCGATACCCCATTTTGCTATTGGCAAAACACTTTTCCAAATATTGAACGGCTATTTCGATGACAAAACCCTCTGTACAGCTTTTACATTTCAGGCAAAATACCTTGGAATGTCACCCTGGCAATGCCCGGGAGCTTTTGCGATAATCCCCTTTATAGAGCACCACTGGGGCATACACCATACAGACGGGGGCCTTTGTACGATTTCAGAAAAGATGGCAAGTGTTGCTGAGGAGTTTGGGGCTGAATTTCACCTCTCTACACCGGTTAAAAAAATAAGGGTCAGAAATAAAAAAGCACACGGAGTGATCCTTGAGAGCGGAGAAGTTATAGATGCAGATGCGGTAGTGATAAATGCAGATTTCGGATATGCTATGGAAAATCTGTTCGAACAGGGTGTGCTCCGTAAATACACACCTCAGAAGCTTAGAAAAAAGAGATGGTCCTGTTCCACATTTATGATCTATATGGGCCTAAACACTCTGTATGATGAACCGTTTCATAATATCATATTCGCAGATGATTACAAAACCAATATTACAGAAATTTCCCGTGGAGAAAAAATTTCTGACGACATGTCTATCTACATACGCAATGCTTCGGTTATAGACAAGACGCTTGCGCCTAAAGGCCGCTCTGCGCTCTACATCCTTGTGCCTGTACCCAACACGCTTAAAACGGAAAAGTGGGATCGGCAGCTAATACTATCCTACAGAGAAAAAATTCTTAAACGTGTTATGGATAAAACTGGCATGAAAGATCTAACATCCAGAATAGTGTGTGAAAAAATAGCCACCCCTGATGATTGGGAACAGAAAAACTCCATCTTTATCGGCTCTACTTTTAACCTTGGGCACAATCTCTCACAAATGCTTCACTTAAGACCACACAACAGATTTGAAGAGGTGAAAAACTGCTATATTGTTGGTGGGGGTACACATCCAGGTTCCGGTCTTCCCACAATATACGAATCCGGCAGAATCTCAAGCAGGCTGGTTTGTAAAGACTTTGGAGTCACCCCAGCTTACGGCATACGGCATTGAGTAACCCCTGAATCAGGCGTGAGTTGTTTTAAACTCCTTTGGAGCAATACTGATGATTCAAGAGGAAAGAATCCAACATCTCAACAATACCCGACCCAATCGAAACGGACAATTTGTACTGTACTGGATGCAGCAATCTCAAAGGGTAAAGTTCAATCAGGCACTGGAGTACGCGGCACAAAGTGCAAATGATGCCTCGGTTCCTTTGGTCGTTTTTTTTGCTGTAACTGAATCCTTCCCCGAAGCAAATCTCCGTCATTACCATTTTATGCTTTCAGGTCTTAAACAAACAGAAATGCAGCTTAGGGATCGGGGAATACGGTTTGTGATCAGAATATGCAAAAATATTGAGGAGTGTGTGGCAGAACTGGCCCAACGGGCTGTTATGGTTGTAACCGATTGGGGTTACCTGAGTATACAGCAGTTGTGGAGAAAACAATTGGTTTCGGTGTTGAACTGCCCGTTTGTACAGATCGAATCCGATGCAATTGTCCCTGTAATGGTGGCTTCTTCAAAACAGGAAATCGGAGCAAGAACACTTCGCACCAAAATACAAAAAAACTTCAACAGGTTTCTTCAACCCCTGAAAGAAGTCAGTATCGGAAAAGATTCACTTCATCTGAAATTCAAATCAGAAAGCCTCTCCGATACAGATGCATTTCTTGAATTATTGAAAATAGACAGGACCGTACCAGTGGTAAAATGGCTCAAAGGCGGGCCGGAAGAAGCTGAAACTGTTCTTGGTCGTTTTTTGAAAAAAAAGCTCTCAGGATTTGGCCAGTATCGCAATGACCCATCGAAAAATCACCTCTCAAACCTCAGCCCCTATCTTCACTTTGGACAGATCTCACCAGTGCACGTTGCCCTGAAGGTGAGTGAAGCGGGTTCTGCAGATACAGCCGCTTTCCTTGAAGAGATGGTGGTCAGAAGAGAGCTGGGGTTTAACTTTTGTATGTATAATGGCAATTACGATTCGTTTTCAGCGATTCCGGGGTGGGCAGCAGAAACTTTACAGAAACACCGAAAGGACAAAAGACCCAGACACTATTCACTCCGGGAGCTCGAAAATGCACAAACATACGATTCATACTGGAATGCTGCTCAGCGTGAAATGGTTCACCTGGGCAAAATGCATGGATACATGCGTATGTACTGGGGTAAAAAGATAATTGAGTGGTCACCCACACCAAATGAGGCTTTTAAAAGAGCTCTGTACCTTAACAACAAATATTCTATCGATGGCCGCGATCCCAACAGTTTCACCGGTGTGGCCTGGTGTTTCGGATTGCATGACCGGGCCTGGGGGGAGCGGGACATTTTCGGAAAGGTGCGCTATATGAACAGCAAAGGACTCGAGAGAAAATTTGATATGAAAAAGTATGTGGAATTAGTTAACAAAAGAGTCGACCGTGAGTTAAACAACGGCAGTCATAGATGATTTCTTAGTTTTAATTCCAGTGGATGGGGGTTAAGATACACCTGCCGTTTAAGATATGTTTTATTGTATTTGCGGACATAGTGATTTAAAAGCGTTATTGGTACGATAAGCGGCACCAGAGAGGAGTGATAGTTTTCAATCACCTCAACCAGTTCTGCCTTCTCATCCCTTGAGAGGTCTTTTTTGAAATATCCTGCGATATGCTGAAGTACGTTTACATTTTTTTTCACTGTAGAGATGGTTTTTACAATCTGCA from Chitinispirillum alkaliphilum encodes the following:
- a CDS encoding sNARE-like domain protein; the protein is MKQNSSGRRFLKRYIFGSVFLLFLLFAAVMLLDASGGTETDPHELQLLNPYAWIGIITSLIIFCIKGATMVIPIVVLYMGIGAAFQPYTAVLVGFVGLILELSTGFIMGKKLGRKRVMPVVAKSRHGKKIASYAADRGVVSSFMARVVPGPPIDLISMLFGAVNARYLPFMCGSLLVLVPRMVLVVLLGSLAVRPLENRFLIPAIIVLVVIVVIVTLKKLYTPNSGPEILLYGKNEES
- a CDS encoding TonB-dependent receptor, whose product is MKGLAMKTAKLLLFALFAATVVYAEDEIRLPRIDVIGEVEEEYQYIPGAFEIISPEILTQSRPLSTQDALKRVAGVNVVETDGFGFYPRIGIRGLNPDMSRKVLLLEDGAPVQLGPFIDPAAYYSPPVERMERLEVLKGSSSLRYGPSTIGGAVNYITRKPQPRRHGMVALKGGNAGYGSILAEYGDKWGDFLGSVSFLHKQGDGWRDMPFTVNDLVLKGSVSAGSAHHFSVKGTFYDQVSHHTYLGLTQREFEEDCQLNRAENDRMYVRRLSLDLNHEYDISEDILIRTLAYWNKAERNWWREDFAFASDQAIDGYGDTIEAGYNYMRNSVGGRLREFNVMGIDSRLEYNYRFGDVANKLEIGLRPHYEFMTNNRINSSDSAMARSGDLAEDDSRYTAALAFFAQNRFRMVNHSLTPGLRVEYYNQKREVRRMSNDSVNVTTSASNTVLIPGVGYSWRINPSINLFAGVHRGFAPPRVQDAIDGQGQAVKLDAENSINYELGLRGRIGPARYEVTGFRYDFDNQVINASEAGGASAATHTNAGETVNQGMEMTLSAELLNSVELSTNWTWVPVAEFRNDLFDSNDRQVRFKGNRLPYAPEHLVNARVGYRLGPVTTGVSYSYTGKQYTDEANTEIGSARGREGAIPSYSLWNMDVQYRINRMFELNGTVKNIFDHKYISSRAPRGIFPGAGRMVHLGGSFSF
- a CDS encoding Enoyl-[acyl-carrier-protein] reductase, with amino-acid sequence MLFDKLTQRGRDFLGVKYPLIAGAMTWISDYNLVEAVSDNGAFPVLAGGNMPPDIFEKEVDRCVENIKKPFAVNLITIAPNYKVQYEILQSKNVPFVVFAGSFPRKADIRGMKTSGKRTMSFASDESIAKLQIQFGVDSLILEGSEAGGHIGHVSLTILLQQVLFEFNEVPIFVGGGIGTGKMIAHLLAMGASGCQLGTRFVMTEECTAHKNFKDVFIKSKARHAISTPQYDSKLPVVAVRSIKNSGTDQFGKLQLELLKKLAKGELTREKAQYEVEKFWMGALREAVIEGDVEKGSLMAGQSVGLMREVLPMKDVVENMIKEAEDELQKIRERVG
- a CDS encoding hemerythrin HHE cation-binding protein, with amino-acid sequence MAADILDQIHTEHELVQNLFKEILQTSTGSVKTREKLFTELKKNLIPHMKSEEELFYPLLKEHRHTKEMSLEALEEHHVAEMVLSELDRMAPSDENWNAKIKVLSELIEHHIEEEESEVFKGARDIIPQKLEPLLNQFVEKENALKSQL
- a CDS encoding Phytoene desaturase encodes the protein MKKPHVIVIGAGPGGLTASMTLAHQGFRVSVFEKNKYVGGRNGRLRQGPYSFDIGPTFLMMHPILEQVFRDVQRDIHDYIKLTKLDPMYTLTFRDKTIRPSSDHQKMAQQIKALFPGNEKGFEKFLRREKLRFERMYPCLQKPYSSIGSYISKPFFKAIPHFAIGKTLFQILNGYFDDKTLCTAFTFQAKYLGMSPWQCPGAFAIIPFIEHHWGIHHTDGGLCTISEKMASVAEEFGAEFHLSTPVKKIRVRNKKAHGVILESGEVIDADAVVINADFGYAMENLFEQGVLRKYTPQKLRKKRWSCSTFMIYMGLNTLYDEPFHNIIFADDYKTNITEISRGEKISDDMSIYIRNASVIDKTLAPKGRSALYILVPVPNTLKTEKWDRQLILSYREKILKRVMDKTGMKDLTSRIVCEKIATPDDWEQKNSIFIGSTFNLGHNLSQMLHLRPHNRFEEVKNCYIVGGGTHPGSGLPTIYESGRISSRLVCKDFGVTPAYGIRH
- a CDS encoding Deoxyribodipyrimidine photolyase, type II, whose protein sequence is MIQEERIQHLNNTRPNRNGQFVLYWMQQSQRVKFNQALEYAAQSANDASVPLVVFFAVTESFPEANLRHYHFMLSGLKQTEMQLRDRGIRFVIRICKNIEECVAELAQRAVMVVTDWGYLSIQQLWRKQLVSVLNCPFVQIESDAIVPVMVASSKQEIGARTLRTKIQKNFNRFLQPLKEVSIGKDSLHLKFKSESLSDTDAFLELLKIDRTVPVVKWLKGGPEEAETVLGRFLKKKLSGFGQYRNDPSKNHLSNLSPYLHFGQISPVHVALKVSEAGSADTAAFLEEMVVRRELGFNFCMYNGNYDSFSAIPGWAAETLQKHRKDKRPRHYSLRELENAQTYDSYWNAAQREMVHLGKMHGYMRMYWGKKIIEWSPTPNEAFKRALYLNNKYSIDGRDPNSFTGVAWCFGLHDRAWGERDIFGKVRYMNSKGLERKFDMKKYVELVNKRVDRELNNGSHR